In one Rubripirellula tenax genomic region, the following are encoded:
- the rpsU gene encoding 30S ribosomal protein S21, whose translation MVKLVVRDRETIQEAVRRFRKLVERSGIKKEMRRREYYEKPSETNRRARLRAERRARRTRLLSR comes from the coding sequence ATGGTTAAGTTAGTAGTTCGGGACAGGGAAACGATCCAAGAAGCTGTCCGCCGATTTCGGAAATTGGTCGAGCGTAGCGGCATCAAGAAAGAGATGCGCCGCCGCGAATACTACGAAAAGCCAAGTGAAACCAACCGCCGCGCACGCTTGCGAGCCGAACGCCGCGCCCGCCGAACCCGCCTGTTGAGCCGCTAG
- a CDS encoding VWA domain-containing protein — MSLSELQIGSPLRMHLLWVVLAVALIWLLSMASARRAATKFVTSEMRQRVLGRTNQIRNAASLALAITSLALLVAALLDVRWGQVSRPVPQSGIEVMFVLDVSRSMLAEDVTPSRLDRAKQMIKDTIDEMAGDRVGLVLFAGEVKQQIPMTSHYDDFKSRLDEVGPDNLVRGGSRLGDAITVAAVGYLTQTNEHKAMVLVTDGEDMESKPVEAAKRAKEEKGITIFTIGLGDLDAGARIPVKTRTGRSTFVQHDGETVLSKLNGDILARVATETGGAYIPAGTKQVNMADVYHGYIATVEQQEFETTKVDGYEARFVWFLAPAIALLVAQITIAKD, encoded by the coding sequence ATGAGCCTCAGTGAACTACAAATCGGATCGCCGCTTCGCATGCACCTCCTTTGGGTCGTGCTCGCGGTCGCATTGATTTGGTTGTTGTCGATGGCTTCGGCACGTCGTGCCGCCACAAAATTCGTCACATCTGAAATGCGCCAGCGCGTGCTCGGCCGAACGAATCAAATTCGAAATGCGGCGTCACTCGCTTTGGCCATCACATCGCTGGCACTGTTAGTTGCTGCCTTGCTGGACGTGCGTTGGGGACAAGTGTCACGCCCGGTTCCCCAATCAGGAATCGAAGTCATGTTTGTTCTCGACGTATCGCGAAGCATGCTTGCCGAAGACGTCACTCCATCGCGACTGGACCGCGCCAAACAGATGATCAAAGACACGATCGACGAAATGGCTGGCGATCGAGTCGGACTGGTTTTATTTGCCGGCGAAGTCAAACAGCAAATTCCCATGACCAGCCACTATGACGATTTCAAGTCAAGATTGGATGAAGTCGGCCCCGATAACCTGGTTCGCGGTGGCTCGCGTCTAGGCGACGCCATCACGGTTGCTGCGGTAGGCTACTTGACCCAAACCAACGAACATAAAGCAATGGTGTTGGTGACGGACGGCGAAGACATGGAGAGCAAGCCCGTCGAAGCGGCCAAACGGGCCAAAGAAGAAAAGGGAATCACGATCTTCACGATCGGATTGGGCGATCTCGACGCAGGAGCACGAATTCCCGTCAAGACGCGAACAGGCCGTTCAACGTTTGTGCAGCACGACGGCGAAACGGTGCTTTCGAAACTGAATGGCGACATACTAGCTCGCGTCGCAACCGAAACGGGCGGCGCCTACATTCCAGCCGGAACGAAACAAGTGAATATGGCCGATGTGTACCACGGCTATATCGCGACGGTCGAACAACAAGAATTCGAGACGACGAAAGTGGACGGCTACGAAGCACGTTTCGTATGGTTCTTAGCGCCGGCAATCGCCCTGCTCGTCGCTCAGATCACGATTGCCAAAGACTAA
- a CDS encoding VWA domain-containing protein: protein MFLHPWWLILLVLVPLVAWRRWSRRDQSTISYSSAAADWDERPTWRQRLAWVPTAMSLAALTLMIVSLARPRYGKEKTIVTSEGIAIEMVVDRSGSMQALDFKIDGQNVDRLTAIKNVASKFVLGNESETDKPSGRASDLVGLVTFAGYADAITPPTLDHAFLIAQLDNTRIVTDSDEDGTAIGDAISLAVDKLASLDNGETKSKQSKVIILLTDGENTAGEIEPQAAAELAKAMKVKIYTIGVGTKGQAPFPVRRTRSGQILVDYVNVTIDEETLTKIADETGGKYFRATDTDSLETIYDEIDQLEKTKIETQSFADYREMAVQTVRIDGTAIPPLLSIAFALITMAMALRRTVFRVFS from the coding sequence ATGTTTCTGCATCCGTGGTGGCTGATCTTGTTGGTGCTTGTGCCGCTTGTCGCATGGCGTAGGTGGTCGCGTCGCGATCAGTCAACAATTTCGTACAGTTCCGCGGCCGCGGATTGGGACGAGCGACCGACGTGGCGTCAACGGTTGGCATGGGTGCCGACCGCAATGTCGCTGGCCGCGCTAACGCTGATGATCGTTTCCCTTGCCCGACCTCGATACGGCAAAGAGAAAACGATTGTCACCAGCGAGGGAATCGCCATTGAAATGGTGGTCGACCGCAGCGGCAGTATGCAGGCACTCGACTTCAAAATCGACGGTCAAAACGTCGACCGACTGACGGCGATCAAAAACGTTGCCTCCAAGTTTGTCCTCGGCAACGAAAGTGAAACCGACAAGCCATCGGGACGGGCCAGCGACCTAGTCGGGCTGGTTACGTTCGCCGGTTACGCCGATGCCATCACACCACCCACGCTCGATCATGCCTTCCTGATCGCCCAGCTCGACAACACGCGCATCGTCACCGATAGCGACGAAGACGGAACCGCGATCGGCGATGCAATCAGCCTGGCGGTCGACAAGTTGGCGTCGCTGGACAACGGTGAAACGAAGTCGAAGCAAAGCAAAGTCATTATATTGTTGACCGATGGAGAGAACACGGCCGGCGAGATCGAACCTCAAGCGGCTGCCGAATTGGCTAAGGCGATGAAGGTCAAGATCTACACCATCGGCGTCGGCACCAAAGGCCAGGCACCGTTTCCGGTTCGCCGAACGCGATCAGGCCAAATTTTGGTTGATTATGTGAACGTAACCATCGACGAAGAAACCTTGACCAAAATTGCCGACGAAACGGGCGGCAAATACTTCCGCGCGACCGACACCGATTCGCTCGAAACGATCTATGACGAGATCGACCAACTCGAAAAGACGAAAATCGAAACTCAATCGTTTGCCGACTATCGCGAAATGGCTGTCCAAACCGTCCGCATCGACGGCACTGCGATTCCGCCGTTGCTATCGATCGCATTTGCATTGATCACCATGGCAATGGCGCTACGACGCACTGTCTTTCGTGTATTCAGTTAA
- a CDS encoding BatD family protein — MALVIGMTALTGVTATSSISVAAQLPANNRNSQTIVDGSVRMIVTVDPPSAPVATPITLTLDVEAPKNANLFPQAIGVQNGDPPDDRLGDFEVTDRDSGTSIPVAGNADRRRRVFRFTLVSLRSGTLTIPPIRVSYQMPEMTEGPRQLTSQPFEVNITSLIGDDADPRVFREIKPLVPIVAPTAPSPILSIGLTAIAIGAVAGYFVLRRRPTVSAQAWANDQLNRVEQEWNQKQLSSPAALNQLTGIIRRFVEHAESTTATSMATHELIETVNQNDWPSDAVATLSNFLRLVDQQKFAGAPLGDDESVPHWIDQLRELIHNVSSASPNAKPSQRRGDR; from the coding sequence TTGGCCTTGGTCATTGGGATGACGGCGCTCACTGGGGTGACGGCAACGTCGTCGATCAGCGTGGCTGCGCAACTACCCGCCAACAATCGCAATTCGCAAACGATCGTCGATGGCAGTGTTCGGATGATTGTCACAGTGGATCCGCCCTCCGCCCCCGTAGCGACCCCCATCACGTTGACGCTTGACGTCGAAGCGCCGAAAAATGCGAACCTTTTTCCGCAAGCGATCGGCGTGCAGAACGGCGACCCGCCCGACGATCGGCTGGGCGATTTCGAAGTGACCGATCGTGATTCCGGCACTTCCATTCCCGTCGCTGGCAACGCAGATCGTCGCCGCCGTGTGTTCCGCTTCACGCTCGTATCTCTGCGAAGCGGAACACTAACGATCCCGCCGATCCGCGTCAGCTACCAGATGCCCGAGATGACCGAAGGCCCGCGCCAGCTAACGAGCCAACCGTTCGAAGTGAATATCACATCGTTGATCGGCGACGATGCTGATCCCAGAGTGTTTCGCGAAATCAAACCATTGGTCCCAATCGTTGCACCGACGGCCCCGTCGCCGATACTATCCATCGGATTGACGGCGATAGCCATCGGCGCAGTCGCCGGATACTTCGTCTTACGACGTCGACCGACTGTATCGGCCCAAGCATGGGCAAACGACCAGTTGAATCGTGTGGAACAAGAATGGAACCAGAAACAACTGTCTTCACCCGCAGCACTGAATCAGCTGACTGGCATCATTCGCCGATTCGTCGAACATGCCGAGTCAACCACGGCGACGTCGATGGCGACCCACGAGTTGATCGAAACGGTGAATCAGAACGATTGGCCCAGCGACGCGGTCGCGACGCTAAGCAACTTCCTGCGATTGGTCGACCAACAAAAGTTTGCCGGCGCGCCGCTGGGTGACGACGAATCGGTCCCGCACTGGATCGACCAACTTCGCGAACTCATTCACAACGTGTCGTCAGCATCGCCGAACGCGAAGCCATCGCAGCGACGAGGTGATCGCTGA
- a CDS encoding DUF58 domain-containing protein: MIPREVMQNIRRIQINTSHVVDDLLAGGWHSAFKGRGIEFEEVRPYQVGDDIRAIDWNVTARAGEPFVKLFREEREMSVMMLVDLSASQDFGTQHQTKRQLVTELGATLAYSAIKNNDKVGLTLFTDQIEKAVPPRKGTRHVLRLIRELLYCSPIGQGTNIQTALDHLGRTASRRSVVFLISDFQDRGFEKTLRVTRRKHDIVPIMVADRRETEMPNVGQVRLRDPETGKLISIDTSSRRHRDRFAERMAARIEATETLFRRLRMEPIRIFTGEDFVEPLQRFFHQRETRT, from the coding sequence ATGATTCCTCGCGAAGTGATGCAGAACATTCGTCGCATCCAAATCAACACGTCGCATGTCGTCGATGATTTGCTCGCCGGTGGTTGGCATTCGGCGTTCAAAGGACGCGGCATCGAGTTCGAAGAAGTGCGTCCCTACCAAGTCGGTGACGACATCCGCGCGATCGACTGGAATGTCACCGCGCGGGCGGGCGAACCGTTCGTCAAGCTATTCCGCGAAGAACGCGAAATGTCGGTGATGATGTTGGTCGACCTGAGTGCATCGCAAGATTTTGGTACCCAGCATCAAACCAAACGCCAACTCGTTACCGAACTGGGCGCCACCTTGGCGTACAGTGCGATCAAGAACAACGACAAGGTTGGATTGACTCTATTCACCGACCAAATCGAAAAGGCGGTCCCACCGCGCAAGGGTACTCGACACGTGCTGAGGTTGATCCGCGAACTGCTGTATTGCAGCCCCATCGGCCAGGGCACGAACATCCAAACCGCTCTCGACCATTTGGGTCGAACGGCCTCGCGGCGCAGCGTCGTCTTCCTGATCAGCGACTTTCAAGACCGAGGATTCGAAAAAACACTCCGAGTTACCCGGCGAAAGCACGATATCGTTCCCATCATGGTCGCGGACCGTCGCGAGACGGAAATGCCGAACGTCGGCCAAGTCCGATTGCGCGACCCCGAAACCGGAAAATTGATTTCCATCGATACTTCCAGCCGACGCCACCGCGATCGCTTTGCCGAACGAATGGCCGCTCGAATTGAAGCAACTGAAACGCTGTTTCGTCGCTTGAGAATGGAGCCGATTCGGATTTTCACCGGCGAAGACTTCGTTGAACCACTGCAACGATTCTTCCATCAACGGGAAACTCGCACGTGA
- a CDS encoding AAA family ATPase: MPDASHPHVNADSGHENLGQLTAEIDIHSRPFRTLANEVGKTIVGQEGLIGRMIIALLSGGHLLIEGVPGLAKTTAVACLSKGISTGFQRLQFTPDLLPADLIGTQVYRPQTQEFVVQKGPIFSNLILADEINRAPAKVQSALLEAMQERQVTIGGETFFLEEPFMVMATQNPVEQEGTYPLPEAQMDRFIMKVVVDYPNRDEELQILRRMSKTKATIEVESVTTPAEIMTARSLVDRIHVSSPVEEYIVDLVMATRKPAAYGLDLDDLIQYGASPRATINLTLAAKANAFLQGRAYATPEDVKAIAMDVLRHRVIITYEAEAEEKTAEDIVALILQTVPVP; encoded by the coding sequence ATGCCAGACGCCTCCCACCCCCACGTCAACGCCGACTCGGGCCACGAGAACCTCGGACAGTTGACCGCCGAAATCGACATCCATAGTCGTCCCTTTCGAACACTCGCCAACGAAGTCGGCAAAACGATCGTCGGACAAGAGGGCCTGATCGGCCGAATGATCATCGCGCTGCTTTCCGGCGGCCACCTGTTGATCGAAGGCGTTCCCGGTCTCGCCAAGACAACCGCCGTCGCGTGCTTGTCCAAAGGGATCAGCACCGGATTTCAACGACTGCAATTCACACCAGATCTGTTGCCGGCGGACTTGATCGGAACCCAAGTCTATCGACCACAAACTCAAGAGTTTGTGGTTCAGAAAGGTCCCATCTTTTCGAATCTGATTCTCGCCGACGAGATCAACCGAGCGCCGGCGAAGGTGCAAAGCGCGTTGCTGGAAGCGATGCAAGAGCGACAGGTGACGATCGGCGGCGAAACGTTCTTCTTGGAAGAGCCGTTCATGGTGATGGCGACGCAAAATCCGGTTGAGCAGGAGGGAACGTATCCACTTCCGGAAGCTCAAATGGATCGCTTCATCATGAAGGTCGTCGTTGATTACCCCAATCGTGACGAAGAGCTACAAATCTTGCGGCGGATGTCCAAAACGAAAGCCACCATCGAGGTCGAATCGGTGACGACACCCGCCGAGATCATGACGGCTCGATCGCTGGTCGATCGCATTCACGTCAGCAGCCCGGTCGAGGAATATATCGTCGACCTTGTCATGGCGACGCGCAAACCGGCAGCCTATGGCTTGGATCTCGACGATTTGATTCAGTATGGTGCTTCGCCGCGAGCCACGATCAACTTGACCCTAGCAGCAAAGGCGAACGCGTTCCTGCAAGGCCGCGCTTACGCAACGCCCGAAGACGTCAAGGCCATCGCAATGGATGTGCTGCGGCACCGCGTCATCATCACGTATGAAGCCGAAGCAGAAGAAAAAACCGCCGAAGACATCGTCGCACTGATACTGCAAACCGTCCCCGTCCCGTGA